Part of the Niallia alba genome is shown below.
AATATGCTCACAAAATGGAATATGGATATATGCTGCTTGTATCAATTTTTCACAACCTTTTAATTAGTTAACTATGTGATGAAACAAGTTTTAAGATCAACTTGTTTCAATGAATAAATAAGAAAAGAGGTGATGCTTGTTGGCACCTACCTCCCTTACTTATAGCAGTCAATGATATGATTAGCAAGTTTCTTGCATCATTTTGATTGACTCCTTTTATGTCATTCTGCCTTTTTACTTTTTCGTATTATTATCATCCATACGCAATACTGCCATGAACGCCTCTTGCGGAACTTCAACAGATCCAACTTGCTTCATCCGTTTTTTTCCTTCTTTTTGCTTTTCTAGCAATTTACGCTTACGGGAAATATCCCCACCATAACATTTTGCCAATACGTTTTTACGCATTGCTTTAATGGTAGAACGAGCGACAATCTTTTGGCCAATTGCTGCTTGGATTGGCACCTCAAATTGCTGACGCGGAATCAGTTCCTTTAACTTCTCCACAATAACTTTTCCTCTTTCGTAAGCAAAATCCTTATGAACAATAAAGCTAAGCGCATCTACTTGTTCTGAATTCAGTAAAATATCCATCTTCACTAAAGTCGATGTTTTATATCCAATGAGTTCATAATCAAATGAAGCATATCCTCTCGTATTTGATTTCAATTGGTCAAAGAAATCATAAACAATTTCGGATAATGGAATTTCATACATAATCTTGACGCGAGTCTCATCCATATATTGCATATCGATGAATACGCCTCTTTTTTGTTGACATAATTCCATAATGGCACCGACATATTCATTTGGAGCCATCATCGTTGCCTTCACGTACGGTTCTTCAATTCGTTCGATTTTTTGAGGATCTGGCATCGCTGATGGATTATCTACCTTGATTTCTGTTCCATCTGTCAAAATAACATCATAGATAACACTTGGAGCAGTTGTAATTAAGTCAATTTTGAATTCACGCTCAATTCGCTCTTGAATAATCTCCATATGAAGTAGGCCCAAGAAACCACAACGAAAGCCAAATCCTAATGCTTGTGATGTTTCCGGTTCAAATTGCAATGCTGAATCATTCAGCTCTAATTTTTCCAATGCTTCACGTAAATCATTAAATTTTGCACTGTCTATTGGATATAAACCACAATAAACCATTGGATTAAGCTTTCTATATCCTGGTAATGCTTTTGTTGCGCCATTCTTCGCGCTTGTAATCGTATCCCCTACTCGAGTATCACCAACATTTTTAATTGCAGCTGTTAAAAAACCTACATCTCCAACAGATAATTCATCGGTATTAACAGCTTTCGGTGTAAATACCCCTACTTCAATAACTTCAAATTCTTTACCTGTTGCCATCATTTTAATTTTGTCACCTGGTTTAACTGTTCCATCAACCACACGAATATAAGTGACTACACCCCGGTAAGCGTCATATAAACTATCAAAAATAAGTGCTTTTAACGGTGCCTCTGGATCTCCTTCTGGCGCAGGAACTTTTTCTACTACTTGTTCAAGTATATCTTCTATCCCAATACCAGCTTTTGCAGAAGCAAGCACAGCCTCTGAAGCATCTAATCCAATAACTTCCTCAATTTCGTTTCTAACTCTCTCAGGATCAGCACTTGGAAGGTCGATTTTATTAATAACAGGAACTATTTCCAAATCATTATCAATTGCTAAATAAACATTAGCTAATGTCTGTGCTTCAATTCCTTGTGCTGCGTCAACTACTAATACAGCTCCTTCACACGCAGCCAAACTACGTGATACTTCATATGTAAAATCCACGTGTCCTGGTGTGTCTATGAGATGAAGGGTATATATTTCTCCATCTTTTGCTTGATATTTTAATTGGACTGAGTTTAGTTTAATCGTAATTCCGCGTTCTCTTTCCAAATCCATTGAATCTAAAAGCTGATCTTTCATCTCACGTGCAGTGAGTGCATTTGTTTTTTCTAATATTCTATCAGCTAGGGTTGATTTCCCATGATCTATATGTGCAATAATAGAAAAATTTCTAATTTTTGATTGTCTTTTAAGCATCTCTTCTCTGTTCATTTAGTTCACTCCTACAATAATCGCGCATGTACACTATTTTTGATTATAGCAGTGTGAAGAATAAGATTCAACGAAAAGTAAAATGAATTACTAAACAGTTTTCTATTTTTCTTTTTCCTCTATTATATCTCCAACAAGACTAACTCCTTTTTCCGCTAAAGAAGATATCGTATCTGCTACCCCTTTACCAATACTGGACAGTAAGTTAAAAGCTTTTATTTCTTCTAATTGCTGTTTTTTTTGATCCAAATCATGGCTTGTGATATTTTGGCCAAGAACTGATGCCTCCATATTACCATCCTCATTTTTAATGGATACAGCACTTTGAAATCCTTGATCT
Proteins encoded:
- the lepA gene encoding translation elongation factor 4, whose amino-acid sequence is MNREEMLKRQSKIRNFSIIAHIDHGKSTLADRILEKTNALTAREMKDQLLDSMDLERERGITIKLNSVQLKYQAKDGEIYTLHLIDTPGHVDFTYEVSRSLAACEGAVLVVDAAQGIEAQTLANVYLAIDNDLEIVPVINKIDLPSADPERVRNEIEEVIGLDASEAVLASAKAGIGIEDILEQVVEKVPAPEGDPEAPLKALIFDSLYDAYRGVVTYIRVVDGTVKPGDKIKMMATGKEFEVIEVGVFTPKAVNTDELSVGDVGFLTAAIKNVGDTRVGDTITSAKNGATKALPGYRKLNPMVYCGLYPIDSAKFNDLREALEKLELNDSALQFEPETSQALGFGFRCGFLGLLHMEIIQERIEREFKIDLITTAPSVIYDVILTDGTEIKVDNPSAMPDPQKIERIEEPYVKATMMAPNEYVGAIMELCQQKRGVFIDMQYMDETRVKIMYEIPLSEIVYDFFDQLKSNTRGYASFDYELIGYKTSTLVKMDILLNSEQVDALSFIVHKDFAYERGKVIVEKLKELIPRQQFEVPIQAAIGQKIVARSTIKAMRKNVLAKCYGGDISRKRKLLEKQKEGKKRMKQVGSVEVPQEAFMAVLRMDDNNTKK
- a CDS encoding YqxA family protein gives rise to the protein MKLYTLGAVGIVLLMFICVLFGMQQANSGIHKMKGYEDQGFQSAVSIKNEDGNMEASVLGQNITSHDLDQKKQQLEEIKAFNLLSSIGKGVADTISSLAEKGVSLVGDIIEEKEK